In the Candidatus Schekmanbacteria bacterium RIFCSPLOWO2_02_FULL_38_14 genome, one interval contains:
- a CDS encoding magnesium chelatase subunit H: MHITAIVGDYTFSKSFSDASDKLKEMFKGEVELTYQFCLRHQPFSKKQLDQMEENVSKADVIIVNMVFDDVVLAILEKYHNKEKSFIVLASVPRGIKLTKLGKFKLGELVDAVAESKIMKVLSVLKGLMVSSKSPMEVRKLLEISDVFLKVLRFGKWKDAGNYVRLWKYFYKGGRENIINMLYFIMAEYYGYKVSYKDPVEVPPTAIYHPKAQDFFLSLDEYLKWYDKTNLVKNNGWKKRPLIGILFYLQRYQSEDIKDLNMVIEKLEEKGVRVVTVLSEGSENVRNIKRHFINEKGPTVDAIISFLFFRIEGGPLGGDYEGFVNLCKKMNIPFIHYLCMGYTTIDEWKEKPEGMAPLETTITVILPELDGLIEGLLVAGHRDISTGKNIVRIMEPIEDRVDKAVARTVNWIKLRHKQNKDKKVAIVLFNYPPGKDNLGSAGNLDTFESIIRLLDKMKDDGYVVSGYPRTRHEFIRLVTKKNIINQSNWTALQKVKENSFKVSLDDYKKWFENVPKSCQDEMIGAWGDPPGKIMCDDKNIFVPGIAFGNVFVGFQPPRGYFEDPSKTYHDQAIVPHHQYLAFYRWIEDTFRADAILHFGTHGTLEFLPGKHVAMSKTCYPDILIGNLPNLYFYTCSNPSESSIAKRRIYATTVDYMTPPMIISDLYGKYAELEMDIHNFFQQKEQSPAQAKKIKEGILDKAKEANMVDVEAADVDINKLYDSLNEMKGSMMTKGVHVLGDSLNGEELINYVLGVVRFDRGDMVSLHKMIAASRGIDWDEARTTPSKITKGGKLMGAVLDEIDKDARSILSLVIQNNSPVKKLIKKNVKFKLKTEHAEEFEKTLEFAKTFAKSLSSNKEGEALIEAMKGSYIPPGLGGDPIRSPSVVPTGRNIYQFNPDLIPTPLACERGEAIADQVIENYKAENDNNLPETVAVILWGFETMKTQGETVAEIFRLLGVKPRWSGVGGFVGVSPIPLKELGRPRVDVVVEICGIFRDTFPLLLRMIDRAFKIVASLDEPSGQNFMRKHSLEIQKVLEGKGVPKEQAESLAQARIFGPSSSNYGTDVTQIIETSEWEDESQIADLHISKMAHIYGDKFHAFSSVDTFKEVLDKVDVVAQVRSSEEYGMADLDHYYEFLGGLSKSVETVRKKNPGRGKTMPTILVADSTRDKIKTKSIRSTLDYEAKTKLLNPEWIKGQIDSGYKGIRNIGQRVEHLLGWSVTAGSVDNWVWSGVAEKYMFDDEVRKKMMQENIWAVEHSLNRLMEAYNRGKWEASPEELEKLKQIYLEIESQIEEQEE, encoded by the coding sequence ATGCATATTACTGCCATAGTTGGTGATTATACCTTCAGCAAATCATTCTCAGATGCATCAGATAAATTAAAAGAGATGTTCAAGGGGGAAGTGGAACTTACTTATCAGTTCTGTCTGAGACATCAGCCGTTTTCCAAAAAACAGCTGGATCAGATGGAGGAGAATGTTTCAAAGGCAGATGTAATAATTGTTAATATGGTTTTTGATGATGTTGTTCTTGCCATTCTTGAGAAGTACCACAATAAGGAGAAATCATTCATTGTTCTTGCCTCGGTTCCAAGGGGAATCAAGCTTACAAAACTCGGAAAATTCAAACTTGGTGAGCTTGTTGATGCTGTTGCAGAATCAAAAATAATGAAGGTGTTGTCAGTTCTGAAAGGGCTTATGGTAAGCAGCAAAAGCCCAATGGAAGTGAGAAAACTTCTTGAGATATCTGATGTGTTTTTAAAGGTATTGAGGTTTGGAAAATGGAAGGATGCCGGCAACTATGTCAGGTTGTGGAAATATTTTTACAAGGGTGGAAGAGAAAACATTATAAATATGCTCTACTTTATAATGGCAGAATATTATGGCTACAAAGTCAGCTATAAAGACCCTGTAGAAGTTCCGCCAACAGCTATCTACCATCCAAAAGCCCAGGACTTTTTTCTCTCGCTTGATGAATACCTGAAATGGTATGATAAAACAAACCTTGTAAAAAACAATGGATGGAAAAAAAGACCCCTTATCGGGATACTTTTTTATCTGCAGCGCTACCAGAGTGAAGACATAAAAGACCTGAACATGGTTATTGAAAAGTTAGAGGAAAAGGGAGTTAGAGTCGTTACAGTGCTCTCAGAAGGCTCTGAAAATGTTCGCAATATCAAAAGGCATTTCATTAATGAGAAGGGGCCAACTGTTGACGCCATCATAAGCTTCCTTTTCTTCCGCATAGAGGGAGGTCCGCTTGGAGGGGACTATGAGGGTTTTGTGAATCTCTGCAAGAAGATGAATATTCCATTCATACACTATCTGTGCATGGGGTATACAACCATTGATGAATGGAAGGAAAAGCCAGAGGGAATGGCTCCGCTTGAGACCACAATAACAGTAATTCTTCCTGAGCTTGATGGCTTGATTGAGGGATTGCTGGTTGCAGGACACAGGGATATATCAACAGGGAAAAACATAGTAAGAATAATGGAACCGATTGAGGACAGGGTTGATAAGGCTGTAGCAAGGACAGTTAACTGGATTAAGCTGAGACATAAGCAGAACAAGGATAAAAAGGTTGCAATAGTTCTTTTCAACTACCCTCCGGGAAAAGATAATCTGGGCAGTGCAGGAAACCTTGATACATTTGAAAGTATTATAAGGCTTTTGGATAAAATGAAAGATGATGGATATGTTGTTTCGGGCTATCCAAGAACAAGGCATGAATTTATCAGGCTTGTTACAAAGAAAAATATAATTAACCAGAGCAACTGGACAGCGCTACAAAAGGTAAAGGAAAATTCTTTCAAGGTGTCGCTTGATGATTATAAAAAATGGTTTGAAAATGTGCCAAAGTCCTGTCAGGATGAGATGATAGGAGCTTGGGGTGATCCTCCGGGGAAAATAATGTGTGATGATAAAAACATATTCGTTCCCGGAATCGCTTTTGGAAATGTATTTGTAGGTTTCCAGCCACCCCGCGGATATTTTGAAGACCCTTCAAAGACATACCATGACCAGGCAATTGTTCCGCACCATCAGTACCTTGCTTTTTACAGATGGATTGAAGATACTTTCAGGGCTGATGCCATACTGCATTTTGGAACTCACGGAACACTTGAGTTTCTTCCCGGAAAGCATGTTGCAATGTCCAAGACCTGTTATCCTGACATTCTTATAGGAAATCTTCCAAATCTGTATTTTTATACCTGCAGCAATCCATCTGAATCCTCAATAGCGAAAAGGAGAATATATGCCACGACGGTAGATTATATGACTCCACCAATGATAATCTCTGACCTTTACGGAAAATATGCAGAGCTTGAAATGGATATCCATAATTTTTTCCAACAGAAGGAGCAGAGTCCTGCGCAGGCTAAGAAAATAAAAGAGGGGATACTTGATAAGGCAAAGGAAGCAAACATGGTTGATGTAGAGGCTGCGGATGTTGATATCAATAAGCTCTATGATTCCCTTAATGAGATGAAAGGGAGCATGATGACCAAGGGAGTTCATGTGCTTGGAGACTCTCTGAATGGAGAAGAGTTAATAAATTATGTTCTTGGAGTCGTGAGGTTTGACAGGGGCGATATGGTGTCGCTTCACAAGATGATTGCTGCTTCAAGAGGGATAGACTGGGATGAAGCCCGCACAACTCCGTCAAAAATAACTAAAGGCGGCAAACTGATGGGAGCGGTTTTAGATGAAATAGATAAGGATGCAAGAAGTATTCTTTCTCTGGTGATTCAAAATAATTCTCCTGTCAAAAAGCTTATAAAAAAGAATGTTAAGTTTAAACTCAAGACAGAGCATGCGGAAGAATTTGAGAAAACTCTGGAGTTTGCCAAGACCTTTGCAAAGAGTTTATCTTCCAATAAAGAGGGTGAAGCCCTTATAGAGGCAATGAAGGGTTCATATATTCCTCCGGGACTTGGCGGAGACCCAATCAGGAGCCCAAGTGTTGTTCCAACCGGAAGGAATATATATCAGTTCAATCCTGACCTCATACCAACACCACTTGCATGTGAGAGGGGAGAGGCAATAGCTGATCAGGTTATTGAAAACTATAAGGCAGAAAATGACAATAATTTGCCTGAAACTGTTGCTGTCATCCTGTGGGGATTTGAAACAATGAAAACGCAGGGTGAAACAGTGGCTGAGATTTTCAGGCTCCTTGGTGTGAAGCCAAGGTGGTCGGGGGTTGGTGGTTTTGTCGGAGTCTCTCCAATTCCTCTCAAGGAACTCGGCAGACCAAGAGTAGATGTTGTTGTTGAGATATGCGGTATATTCAGGGATACCTTTCCCCTGCTTTTAAGAATGATTGACCGGGCATTTAAAATTGTTGCCTCTCTTGATGAGCCATCTGGGCAGAATTTTATGAGGAAGCACTCGCTTGAAATCCAGAAAGTTCTTGAAGGCAAGGGAGTGCCAAAAGAACAGGCAGAAAGCCTTGCACAGGCAAGAATTTTCGGTCCCTCTTCATCCAATTATGGAACTGATGTAACACAGATAATTGAAACCTCTGAATGGGAGGATGAAAGCCAGATAGCAGATTTGCACATATCAAAAATGGCTCATATCTATGGTGACAAATTCCACGCCTTCTCAAGTGTTGATACATTCAAAGAGGTGCTTGATAAAGTAGATGTTGTTGCTCAGGTAAGAAGCAGTGAGGAATACGGTATGGCAGATTTGGACCATTACTATGAATTTCTTGGAGGTCTTTCAAAGTCTGTTGAGACTGTGAGGAAGAAGAATCCTGGAAGAGGCAAAACCATGCCTACAATTCTTGTTGCGGACAGCACAAGAGATAAAATTAAGACTAAAAGCATAAGGTCAACCCTTGATTATGAAGCAAAAACAAAACTTTTGAATCCTGAATGGATAAAAGGCCAGATTGACAGCGGTTACAAAGGAATAAGAAATATTGGCCAGAGGGTTGAACACTTACTTGGGTGGTCTGTTACTGCGGGTTCTGTTGATAACTGGGTATGGAGCGGTGTGGCTGAAAAGTATATGTTTGATGATGAAGTAAGAAAGAAGATGATGCAGGAAAATATCTGGGCTGTAGAACATTCCCTTAACCGCCTGATGGAGGCTTATAACAGAGGGAAATGGGAGGCATCTCCTGAGGAACTGGAAAAATTAAAGCAGATATATCTTGAGATTGAATCCCAGATTGAAGAGCAGGAGGAATAG
- a CDS encoding aspartate aminotransferase, which yields MKLTKRAMSIKPSPTLAITAKANKMKAEGIDVVGFGAGEPDFDTPENIKEAGIKAIKSGFTKYTPSAGIDDLRDAVVEKFKKDNNLKYERSQVVICAGAKDVLYNIAQVLFEGGDEVIIPAPYWVSYPDQVILAGGTPVIVPTKEENGFRMTGDDFKKHITSKTKAVVINSPSNPTGGSYEAKHLEEIAEIALKSNLIIISDEIYERMVYDGFKHVSIASLSDKIKENTLVVNGVSKTYSMTGWRIGYVAGNKDVISAIVNIQSQSTSNPTSISQKASVEALRGDQKAVEEMVKAFDERRKYIVKRLNSIKGVSCFNPQGAFYAFPNFSKLYGKKLNDRTINSSSDLSELLLTEVKVAVVPGVAFGDDAYIRLSYATSMDNIKKGLDRIEEFVGKLS from the coding sequence ATGAAGCTTACAAAGAGAGCGATGAGTATTAAGCCTTCACCAACATTGGCTATTACAGCAAAGGCTAACAAAATGAAGGCAGAAGGGATTGATGTGGTAGGATTTGGTGCTGGAGAACCTGATTTTGATACTCCAGAGAATATTAAAGAAGCTGGAATAAAAGCCATAAAATCAGGATTTACAAAATATACGCCATCTGCAGGAATAGATGACCTGAGGGATGCGGTCGTAGAGAAGTTTAAAAAGGATAATAATTTAAAATATGAGAGGAGCCAGGTTGTAATCTGTGCCGGAGCAAAGGATGTTCTTTATAATATAGCTCAGGTTTTGTTTGAAGGGGGAGACGAGGTTATAATCCCTGCCCCTTACTGGGTCTCCTATCCTGACCAGGTAATTCTTGCAGGCGGAACTCCTGTAATTGTTCCAACAAAAGAAGAAAATGGCTTCAGAATGACAGGTGATGACTTCAAAAAGCATATTACTTCAAAAACAAAAGCAGTTGTAATTAATAGCCCATCAAATCCAACCGGAGGAAGTTATGAGGCAAAGCATCTTGAGGAAATTGCAGAGATCGCACTAAAAAGCAATCTTATTATAATTTCTGATGAAATCTATGAAAGAATGGTTTATGATGGATTCAAACATGTAAGCATTGCCTCTTTGTCAGATAAGATAAAAGAAAACACACTTGTAGTGAATGGTGTTTCAAAAACATATTCAATGACCGGATGGAGAATTGGCTATGTTGCAGGGAATAAGGATGTGATTTCTGCAATTGTAAACATACAAAGCCAGAGCACATCAAATCCAACCTCAATTTCACAGAAGGCAAGCGTTGAAGCTCTTCGCGGAGACCAGAAAGCGGTTGAAGAAATGGTTAAGGCTTTTGATGAGAGAAGAAAATATATTGTAAAGAGATTAAACTCAATAAAGGGGGTATCCTGTTTTAACCCTCAGGGGGCTTTCTATGCCTTCCCTAATTTCTCAAAACTTTATGGTAAAAAATTGAATGACAGAACAATTAATTCCTCATCAGACCTTTCTGAACTTCTCTTGACAGAAGTAAAAGTAGCTGTAGTTCCAGGAGTTGCATTTGGAGATGATGCCTATATCAGGCTTTCTTATGCTACCTCAATGGATAACATTAAAAAAGGGCTGGACAGAATAGAAGAGTTTGTAGGAAAGCTGTCTTAG
- a CDS encoding sugar kinase, with amino-acid sequence MSIVVVGSVALDSVKTPFGEVQEVLGGSATYFSVSASFFTDVKLVAVVGEDFPETHIKLLESRSIDLSGLQKRPGKTFRWKGKYGYDLNEAITLDTKLNVFENFTPVIPDSYRNAEYVFLANIDPDLQSKVLKSVEKPKLIALDTMNFWIEGKPNELKKAMANIDILIINDGETREFAKEPNIVRAAQKILKYGPKMIIVKRGEYGAMMFSDNSVFATPAYPLHTINDPTGAGDTFAGGFMGYIASIDRFDEPAIRQGIIFGSVMASFAVEDFSLNRLMRLEKDEIRKRFKEFKKLSHFDDFHETFGI; translated from the coding sequence ATGAGTATTGTCGTTGTTGGTTCTGTTGCTCTGGATTCAGTTAAAACACCATTTGGTGAAGTGCAGGAGGTTTTGGGAGGCTCAGCAACATATTTCTCTGTTTCAGCGTCTTTTTTCACTGATGTAAAACTTGTTGCTGTTGTTGGCGAAGATTTTCCTGAGACTCACATAAAGTTGCTTGAATCCAGGTCAATAGATTTATCAGGGCTTCAGAAAAGACCCGGAAAAACTTTCAGGTGGAAAGGGAAATACGGATATGACTTAAACGAGGCTATTACCCTTGATACAAAGCTTAACGTATTTGAAAACTTCACCCCTGTTATTCCTGATAGTTACAGAAATGCAGAATATGTTTTTCTTGCAAATATTGACCCCGACCTCCAATCAAAGGTATTAAAATCAGTTGAAAAGCCCAAACTTATTGCGCTTGATACAATGAACTTCTGGATTGAAGGCAAGCCAAATGAATTAAAAAAGGCAATGGCAAACATTGACATTCTGATTATAAATGATGGTGAAACAAGAGAGTTCGCAAAGGAGCCAAATATAGTCAGGGCTGCACAGAAGATTCTTAAATACGGTCCCAAAATGATTATTGTGAAGAGAGGAGAATATGGTGCAATGATGTTTTCAGACAACTCAGTTTTTGCAACACCGGCATACCCTCTTCATACAATAAATGACCCCACAGGAGCAGGTGATACCTTTGCCGGTGGTTTTATGGGTTACATAGCTTCCATAGACAGGTTTGATGAACCTGCAATAAGACAGGGGATAATTTTTGGGAGTGTAATGGCATCCTTTGCAGTTGAGGATTTCAGCCTGAACCGTCTGATGAGACTTGAAAAAGATGAAATAAGGAAAAGGTTTAAAGAGTTTAAAAAACTTTCTCATTTTGATGACTTCCATGAGACATTTGGAATTTAG
- a CDS encoding 4-hydroxybenzoate octaprenyltransferase produces MSFLKEIKTFFTDIKIEHTVFALPFAVMSAFIASEGIPQKEKIFWIIIAMIGARSWAMAFNRVADSGLDAVNPRTKNRAIPSGLLSKQKMWVFGIFSILIFEFAAYSLNRLAFILSPLALLIISFYSYTKRFTSLSHLFLGLSLSIAPVGAWVAIREEISIVSAELALAVMLWTAGFDILYSLQDLDFDRTYGLYSIPKKIGVKNSLTLSKSLHILTVLILFSVIFFSFLGKIYLLGVILSSFFLIYEHLLIKENDLSKINKAFFNMNGIVSLTLMFFTIVDCLFGK; encoded by the coding sequence ATGAGCTTTTTGAAAGAAATTAAAACTTTTTTTACAGACATAAAAATTGAGCATACTGTCTTTGCCCTTCCCTTTGCGGTAATGAGCGCCTTCATAGCCTCAGAAGGGATTCCTCAGAAAGAGAAAATCTTCTGGATAATAATTGCAATGATTGGAGCAAGAAGCTGGGCAATGGCATTTAACAGGGTTGCTGATTCAGGGCTTGATGCTGTAAATCCGCGAACAAAAAACAGGGCAATCCCTTCAGGGCTGTTGAGCAAGCAGAAAATGTGGGTATTCGGGATATTTTCAATCCTGATTTTTGAGTTTGCAGCCTACAGTCTTAACAGGTTAGCCTTTATTCTTTCACCATTAGCTCTTCTTATTATTTCTTTCTATTCCTACACCAAACGTTTTACCTCGCTATCTCACCTTTTTTTAGGACTCTCTCTGAGCATTGCCCCTGTTGGCGCATGGGTTGCAATTAGAGAAGAGATTTCCATTGTATCAGCAGAGCTTGCCCTTGCAGTAATGCTCTGGACAGCAGGGTTTGACATACTATATTCACTTCAAGACCTTGACTTTGACAGAACCTATGGACTTTATTCCATACCAAAAAAAATCGGTGTTAAAAATTCACTCACCCTTTCAAAATCCCTTCATATCCTGACTGTCCTGATACTCTTTTCCGTCATCTTTTTTTCTTTTCTTGGAAAAATCTATCTCCTTGGAGTTATTCTCTCTTCTTTTTTCCTTATCTATGAACACCTCTTAATTAAAGAAAATGACCTCTCAAAAATCAACAAAGCCTTCTTCAATATGAATGGTATTGTAAGCTTAACTTTGATGTTTTTTACCATTGTAGATTGTTTGTTTGGAAAGTAA
- a CDS encoding 16S rRNA (cytidine(1402)-2'-O)-methyltransferase yields MENNKMNGGKGSLFIVSTPIGNLEDITLRAIRILKEADIIAAEDTRRTRILLNHYQIKNPLISYFEHNKIYKGKLIVKELLNGKNVALVSDAGTPGISDPGYLLIKQSLEQGINIVPVCGVSALNAALSVSGLPTSRFYFSGFLPVKRNKKKTYLEKFKESEETIIIFESPYRLIKTLEDIKEVMGDRKVAICRELTKMYEEIFRGQISDGIKEFLKRKQIKGEFTLVVGGVNSITEEPLRSATYF; encoded by the coding sequence ATGGAAAATAATAAAATGAATGGAGGGAAGGGCAGCCTTTTCATTGTCAGCACTCCAATAGGAAATCTTGAAGATATAACTCTAAGAGCAATACGAATTTTAAAAGAAGCAGATATTATCGCAGCAGAAGATACAAGACGGACAAGGATTCTTCTAAACCACTACCAAATTAAAAACCCCCTGATTAGCTATTTTGAACACAATAAAATATACAAAGGGAAGTTAATTGTAAAAGAGCTTTTGAATGGGAAAAATGTTGCTCTTGTTTCAGATGCAGGAACCCCCGGGATTTCAGACCCGGGATATCTTTTGATAAAGCAGTCTCTCGAGCAGGGTATTAATATAGTTCCTGTCTGCGGGGTTTCTGCCTTAAATGCAGCCCTGTCTGTATCAGGACTTCCAACAAGCAGATTTTATTTTTCAGGATTTCTACCGGTAAAAAGGAACAAAAAAAAAACTTATCTTGAAAAATTCAAGGAGAGCGAAGAGACAATAATCATATTCGAATCTCCCTATCGATTGATAAAGACACTGGAGGATATCAAAGAAGTGATGGGAGACAGGAAGGTCGCTATATGCAGGGAACTTACAAAAATGTATGAAGAGATTTTCAGAGGACAAATTTCAGATGGAATCAAGGAGTTTTTAAAAAGAAAACAGATTAAAGGAGAATTTACTCTTGTAGTAGGAGGAGTAAACTCCATTACAGAAGAACCTCTCCGGTCTGCAACATATTTTTAG
- a CDS encoding magnesium chelatase yields MGSNSSKERFKRILYPFVAIVGQEGMKLALLLNAINPQVGGVLVRGEKGTGKSTAVRALAEVLPEIEVIKGCPFNCNPKRTSEMCPYCMEKVERGEWNGGKVPTEKRKMKVVDLPLGSTEDRLLGSLDIEKAIKSGKKELEPGILADVNRGILYVDEINLLDDHVVDMLLDTATSGVNVVEREGISFSHPSRFILVGTMNPEEGELRPQLLDRIALHIDVEGLKSVNERVKITILRNEFEKDPMAFSKKFEKQSEELRKKIITTQKLMEKVKTDESLLRIICNICNELEVEGHRPDAMIVKTVKTLAAFRGKKRITRDDVKEAVKLILPFRTRKTMFKSDEKTVDIFEDIVNRTYAEV; encoded by the coding sequence ATGGGAAGTAATAGTTCTAAAGAACGCTTTAAACGGATTCTATACCCTTTTGTAGCCATAGTTGGACAGGAGGGGATGAAGCTTGCTCTGCTTCTTAATGCCATTAATCCTCAGGTCGGAGGAGTTCTTGTAAGAGGAGAAAAAGGGACAGGAAAATCTACTGCTGTCAGAGCCCTTGCTGAGGTTCTTCCAGAGATTGAAGTGATAAAGGGATGCCCTTTTAACTGCAATCCAAAAAGGACTTCGGAGATGTGCCCGTATTGCATGGAGAAGGTTGAAAGAGGCGAGTGGAACGGCGGCAAGGTTCCAACGGAGAAGCGGAAGATGAAGGTCGTTGACCTTCCTCTTGGCTCAACAGAAGACAGGCTTCTTGGAAGCCTTGATATCGAGAAAGCCATAAAAAGCGGAAAAAAAGAGCTTGAGCCGGGAATACTGGCTGATGTTAACCGCGGGATTCTCTATGTTGATGAAATAAATCTTCTTGATGACCATGTTGTGGATATGCTTCTTGATACAGCAACCTCCGGAGTAAATGTTGTTGAAAGAGAGGGAATTTCATTTTCCCATCCGTCAAGGTTTATCCTTGTTGGAACAATGAATCCAGAAGAGGGGGAACTCAGACCTCAGCTTCTTGACAGGATTGCCCTTCATATAGATGTAGAGGGTTTAAAGAGTGTTAATGAGAGGGTGAAGATAACCATTCTCAGGAATGAGTTTGAGAAAGACCCGATGGCGTTCAGCAAAAAATTTGAAAAGCAGAGCGAGGAGTTAAGAAAAAAAATAATAACTACTCAGAAGCTTATGGAAAAAGTTAAGACAGATGAAAGCCTTTTAAGAATTATCTGCAATATCTGCAATGAGCTGGAAGTTGAAGGGCACAGGCCTGATGCAATGATTGTCAAGACAGTCAAAACCCTTGCTGCATTCAGAGGAAAGAAAAGGATTACAAGGGATGATGTTAAAGAGGCTGTAAAACTGATACTTCCATTCAGAACAAGGAAGACTATGTTTAAAAGCGATGAAAAGACAGTGGATATTTTTGAAGATATTGTTAACAGGACATATGCAGAGGTATGA